DNA from Marinicella rhabdoformis:
TCAATCGCCATGAAATGGGCAAGTGGTGCACAAAAAGCACCCAAAGAAAAAACAAAATGAACGTTGCTGAATGAAACAGCATCAGGCCGTTACAAAATCAGCCAACCAGCGCTCTAATGCTTGCCAAGCATCACCTGCAGCTCGACCTTTGATGATGGCATCAATATGCGCCAACTGAGACAACTGCTTTTCAAAATGAAGCGGTGCAAAGCGGTTCAAACATTGTTGAATCACCGCCTGGCGGTTCTGCCAAATTCCGTGACGCCTATAATCTGCTGCACTGACATTGTGGTTTTTGGCACGAATGGCAGCCAAATCGCACAACATGCGAGATTCTCTTTCCAATGCCCAATGAATCACTACAGGAGACAGGTCATTTTTCTTTAAAGAACGCAACACTCGAATGGCTTTCAATACATGACCTTCAAGTAAATTATCAGTCAAGCGAAAAACGTCAAAGCGGGCATTGTCCGCAACTAACCCAGCCACGTCTTGACCACTGATTTGCGCATCAGCAAAACGCATTTTAAGCTTCTCTAATTCCTGAGCAGCGGCCAATAAATTGCCTTCCAAGCGCATGCTCAACAAAGCAATCGCATCTCTGTCCACATTAAGCCCTATTTGCTGACAGCGACCTTGAATCCAAGCAGGCAATTCATTGGCTTTGGGCTGAAACACCCGCAAAAAGGCGCCCCTTTCAGACAACGTTTTGACCCACTTGGTTTTGTCATTACTGGCAGTCCATTCATCACAACGAATCAACAGCATGACATCAACTGGCATGTTACCAACAAACTCAACCAGCGCTTTTGATCCCGCCGTTCCTGGCTTTCCTGTGGGTAAATGCAATTCAATCAAACGCTTGCTAGCAAACAATGACATATTGCCTGCACTGTCACTTAATTGATACCACTTAAAAGACTTGTCAACTTGATGCAATTCACGCTCAGTAAAGCCTTGTGACTGCGCTTTTTTCTTGATCGAATCACAGGCTTCTTGCAACTGCAAAGGCTCGTCACCAACAACCAAGTAGCAGCTCAATAAATCGCCTGACAAATGTCTGTTTAACTGATTAGCATACAAGCGCATCTGATTAGTCTTGGCCTGATTTATGTAAGTTATTTTGTGTCGGCAGCCTTCTGATGATCATGTCGGCCATGTCCTGATACATTTGCTCCCTAAGGATGTTTTCCTCTGCTTGGCCGCCAGTGATTTGCTCAATATCAAAAGAGTAATCACGAGAAATGGTCAATAATTGCCTGTCAACCACCGTGTTATCGAATTCAATAACAGAAAAAATCAGCTTATAATCTAATCGGTATTCTTGCACTCGATTGTTGACACCTATAGATTGAACTACTTTTTCAAGTCTGTTTTCATGCACAATAATGCGCGATTTGGCATCATTAACATCTTCAAAAAGCTGCACACCTTGATTACCCAGCGCCATACTCAATGGACGGTATAAAGGAGAGCTGGTTTCCAGTTGCAAATAACTTTGCTTCAGCGCATCAGACAAAGGCACTGCTTTTTTCAAATGATAACCACAGGCCGATATCAAAATGCACACCAACAAAACCAATCCAACTGACTTTTTCATAATCACTTCCTTAAATCACCACATTGACAATTTTCTTAGGCACCACGATGACTTTCTTCGGCGCCTTACCTTCCATAAATTTTTGTACTTTCTCATCAGCCAATGCAAGCGCTTCAATGTCTTCTTTTGACATGTCAGTCGCTACAGAGATGGTTGCGCGTAATTTACCATTCACCTGCACTGCCATATTCACTTCATCTTGAACCAAAGCCGCTTGGTCAACCTTTGGCCATGAGGCATCGCATAACAGCCCATCTTGTCCCAATGTTTGCCACAATGCTTGTGTCATATGAGGGGCAAATGGACTCAGCATCATCACCAATGAAGTCCAACCTTCTTGTAACACAGCCAAGCTTTCAGCCGTATCATCACCGTGCTTTTGCAAAGCATTGGTTAATTCCATCATCGCGGCAATGGCCGTATTAAATGTTTGACGCTCACCCACGTCTGCGGTCACTTTTTCAATGGTTTGGTGAACTTTTAAACGCAATGCTTTTTGCTCTTTGGTCAAGGTTTGCGGTATCTCCAATGGTGCGATGCCCGCTTTTTCAATGAAGCCGTGGACTTGGTTCCAAACACGATTAAGGTATCGTGACGCACCCTCCACACCCTCATCGGCCCATTCTAAAGATTGCTCAGGAGGCGCAGCAAACATCGAGAACAAACGCACCGTGTCGGCACCGTACTGATCAATCAATGCTTGTGGGTCAACTGTATTACCTTTTGACTTAGACATTTTGGCACCGTCTTTAAGCACCATACCTTGGGTCAAAACATTCTTAAACGGCTCATCAGATTTGACCAAACCTTGGTCACGCAACACCTTGTGATAAAAACGGGCATACAACAAATGTAAAATGGCATGTTCAATACCACCAATATATTGATCCACGGGCAACCAATGATCCGCTTCTTCTGACAACATGCCTTGATTGAAGTCAGGGCAGGTATAGCGTGCATAATACCAAGACGATTCCATGAACGTATCAAATGTATCTGTCTCACGTGTTGCATCTTTACCGCATGTTGGACAGGTGGTTTGATAAAAACCTGGGTCTTTCTTGATGGGTGAACCACCGGTTTCATCAAAAGTCACATCTTCAGGTAAAACCACCGGCAATTGATCTTCAGGCACGGGTACCGCACCACAGTCATCACAATAAATCACTGGAATAGGACAGCCCCAATAACGCTGGCGAGACACGCCCCAATCACGCAAGCGGAAGTTCACTTGAACTCGACCTGTTCCATTGGATTCAAAGTGCTTCGCCATGGCATCAAATGCTGTTTGAAAATCCATACCATTGAACTCACCTGATTCAATCAATGGGCCCTTTTCTAACAAGGCTGCTTGTGATAAATCACCTTCACAGTCAATCACTTGATTGATGGGCAAATGATATTTTTTTGCAAACTCGTAATCACGTTGATCATGAGCAGGAACGGCCATCACGGCACCGGTTCCATAGGTCATCAAAACAAAATTCGCCACCCAAACAGGCACTTTTTCACCCGTCAAAGGATGTACCGCATCAAAGCCTGAATACATGCCTTTCTTTTCCATGGTTGCCATGGCTGCTTCGTTACTTTGCTCTTTACCGCATTGTTTCAAAAATGATTTCAACGCTGCATTGTTTTCAGCTGCTTGCAGTGCCAAAGGATGTTCAGGCGCAACTGCCATATACGACACACCATATAATGTATCTGGGCGTGTGGTATAAATACTCACCTTACCAAAATTTTCAACGTCAAAATCGAGTTCCAAACCTTTGGATTTACCAATCCAATTTTTTTGCATGGTTTTAACTGAATCAGGCCAGCCTGGCATGTTATCCAAAGAACTCAACAACTCTTCAGCATAATCTGTGATTTTCAAAAACCATTGCGGAATGGTTTTACGAATCACATCAGCACCCGAGCGCCAACCTTTACCGTCAATCACCTGTTCGTTGGCTAATACCGTTTGGTCAACTGGATCCCAGTTGACTACTGCGTCTTTGCGATACACCAAGCCTTCCTTCATCAGCTTAACGAACATCCACTGTTCCCAGCGATAATATTCAGGCTGACACGTCGCCAATTGACGCGACCAATCGTAAGCAAATCCCAACCGTTTTAATTGCTCGCTCATTTCATCCATATTGGCATAAGTCCAAGCAGCAGGTGCGGTTTGATTTTTGATGGCCGCGTTTTCAGCAGGCAGGCCAAAAGCATCATAACCAATTGGGTGTAACACATTCTTTCCTTGCATCTTCTGATATCGCGCAATAATCTCACTCAATGTGTAATTACGCACGTGCCCCATATGCAACTTGCCACTGGGGTAAGGAAACATGCTTAAACAATAGTACTTTTCTTTGTTTTCGTCAGGTTGAACTTCAAAAGATTTGTTCTCATTCCAAAGTTGTTGGGCTGATAATTCAACTTGCTGCGGATTGTATGCGGGGGTATGTTCTGAACTCATTCCAAAATATCGCGTTAGGGCAAAGCGGAAATTATACGGTTTCAGCCCAATCGGGTAAAGCCGTGATTGCAATCTATCGCTGTAATTGTGGATGAATGGGTAGGGCCATCATTGATTTGGCTATGATAACCCTACACAATAAGTCTGTTATTCGATTTCTGGCTCAACTTCACGATCATGTAATACCACAATCGTAT
Protein-coding regions in this window:
- the holA gene encoding DNA polymerase III subunit delta; translation: MRLYANQLNRHLSGDLLSCYLVVGDEPLQLQEACDSIKKKAQSQGFTERELHQVDKSFKWYQLSDSAGNMSLFASKRLIELHLPTGKPGTAGSKALVEFVGNMPVDVMLLIRCDEWTASNDKTKWVKTLSERGAFLRVFQPKANELPAWIQGRCQQIGLNVDRDAIALLSMRLEGNLLAAAQELEKLKMRFADAQISGQDVAGLVADNARFDVFRLTDNLLEGHVLKAIRVLRSLKKNDLSPVVIHWALERESRMLCDLAAIRAKNHNVSAADYRRHGIWQNRQAVIQQCLNRFAPLHFEKQLSQLAHIDAIIKGRAAGDAWQALERWLADFVTA
- the lptE gene encoding LPS assembly lipoprotein LptE; protein product: MKKSVGLVLLVCILISACGYHLKKAVPLSDALKQSYLQLETSSPLYRPLSMALGNQGVQLFEDVNDAKSRIIVHENRLEKVVQSIGVNNRVQEYRLDYKLIFSVIEFDNTVVDRQLLTISRDYSFDIEQITGGQAEENILREQMYQDMADMIIRRLPTQNNLHKSGQD
- the leuS gene encoding leucine--tRNA ligase; translated protein: MSSEHTPAYNPQQVELSAQQLWNENKSFEVQPDENKEKYYCLSMFPYPSGKLHMGHVRNYTLSEIIARYQKMQGKNVLHPIGYDAFGLPAENAAIKNQTAPAAWTYANMDEMSEQLKRLGFAYDWSRQLATCQPEYYRWEQWMFVKLMKEGLVYRKDAVVNWDPVDQTVLANEQVIDGKGWRSGADVIRKTIPQWFLKITDYAEELLSSLDNMPGWPDSVKTMQKNWIGKSKGLELDFDVENFGKVSIYTTRPDTLYGVSYMAVAPEHPLALQAAENNAALKSFLKQCGKEQSNEAAMATMEKKGMYSGFDAVHPLTGEKVPVWVANFVLMTYGTGAVMAVPAHDQRDYEFAKKYHLPINQVIDCEGDLSQAALLEKGPLIESGEFNGMDFQTAFDAMAKHFESNGTGRVQVNFRLRDWGVSRQRYWGCPIPVIYCDDCGAVPVPEDQLPVVLPEDVTFDETGGSPIKKDPGFYQTTCPTCGKDATRETDTFDTFMESSWYYARYTCPDFNQGMLSEEADHWLPVDQYIGGIEHAILHLLYARFYHKVLRDQGLVKSDEPFKNVLTQGMVLKDGAKMSKSKGNTVDPQALIDQYGADTVRLFSMFAAPPEQSLEWADEGVEGASRYLNRVWNQVHGFIEKAGIAPLEIPQTLTKEQKALRLKVHQTIEKVTADVGERQTFNTAIAAMMELTNALQKHGDDTAESLAVLQEGWTSLVMMLSPFAPHMTQALWQTLGQDGLLCDASWPKVDQAALVQDEVNMAVQVNGKLRATISVATDMSKEDIEALALADEKVQKFMEGKAPKKVIVVPKKIVNVVI